A window of Lepidochelys kempii isolate rLepKem1 chromosome 1, rLepKem1.hap2, whole genome shotgun sequence contains these coding sequences:
- the LOC140904636 gene encoding protein p13 MTCP-1-like: protein MCTWRKHPHTILCGKGEDSMQAIPPPDRLWAWCPGVYHDEQGRVWVAVLRKDPETGILRARVRAEQVPLGDSWTRSQFPLSPLPHLWQWCPCGLYRAAGGIGEDEWWLESHQVVSGVPEILLRQLHR, encoded by the exons ATGTGCACCTGGAGGAAACACCCTCACACTATTCTTTGTGGCAAGGGAGAGGACAGTATGCAGGCTATTCCTCCTCCTGACCGACTATGGGCCTGGTGCCCAGGCGTATACCACGATGAGCAGGGCCGTGTGTGGGTGGCTGTGCTCAGAAAA GATCCAGAGACGGGTATCCTGCGGGCCAGGGTGCGGGCTGAGCAGGTCCCTCTGGGGGATTCCTGGACCCGGAGTCAGTTCCCCCTCTCACCCCTACCCCATCTGTGGCAGTGGTGCCCTTGTGGGCTCTACCGTGCAGCTGGGGGGATAGGAGAAGATGAATGGTGGCTGGAGAGCCATCAGGTG gtcTCTGGTGTCCCAGAGATACTTCTCCGCCAACTACACAGATGA